A genomic segment from Alteribacillus bidgolensis encodes:
- a CDS encoding 3-hydroxyacyl-CoA dehydrogenase codes for MTLQNVTVAGAGVMGRGIAYVSALAGFHTTLVDVSNEQLESAYEYTKKTTQKGIKREKLTEEQAEQLLQNLHTSTELNTTVKTADLFIEAVPEKRDLKKTVMETADNHAPEHTIFASNTSTMSPTELASYTKRSPQVAIMHFFNPVHRMPLVEIVKGLDTSNETVSIIKDASIKMGKETVEVNEFPGFVTSRISALVGNEALYMLQEGVASAEDIDKAVRLGLNYPMGPLELADLVGLDARLNNLKYLHETLGEKYRPAPLLEQLVKAGRLGKKSNHGIYKYE; via the coding sequence ATGACTTTACAAAATGTTACGGTCGCCGGAGCTGGCGTAATGGGGCGAGGCATCGCATATGTCTCGGCCCTTGCCGGTTTCCATACGACCTTAGTAGATGTATCGAACGAACAGTTGGAATCGGCGTATGAGTATACTAAAAAAACAACCCAAAAAGGAATAAAAAGAGAAAAATTAACAGAAGAACAGGCAGAACAATTGCTTCAAAACCTGCATACATCGACAGAATTGAATACAACAGTAAAAACAGCTGATTTATTTATAGAAGCAGTCCCAGAAAAACGCGATTTAAAGAAAACAGTAATGGAAACCGCGGATAACCATGCACCGGAACATACCATATTTGCTTCTAATACATCTACAATGAGCCCGACAGAACTTGCTTCGTATACGAAGCGATCCCCTCAAGTAGCCATTATGCACTTTTTTAATCCAGTCCACCGTATGCCGTTAGTAGAAATAGTGAAAGGGTTAGATACAAGTAATGAAACGGTATCTATTATAAAAGATGCTTCTATTAAAATGGGAAAAGAAACCGTTGAAGTGAATGAATTTCCAGGATTTGTTACTAGTCGGATTAGTGCTCTAGTGGGAAATGAAGCGCTCTACATGCTTCAAGAGGGGGTAGCGTCAGCAGAAGATATCGACAAAGCAGTCCGGCTAGGTCTAAATTATCCTATGGGCCCTTTGGAATTGGCTGATCTAGTAGGATTAGATGCTCGTTTAAATAATTTAAAATATTTACATGAAACATTAGGTGAAAAATACCGGCCGGCCCCTTTACTTGAGCAGCTTGTGAAGGCTGGAAGACTTGGGAAAAAAAGCAATCATGGTATTTATAAGTACGAATAG
- a CDS encoding acetyl-CoA C-acyltransferase produces MVEEVVIIDAVRTPIGRYNGALKSVRPDDLGAVVLRALRERNPNLPVSNVEEVVFGNANGAGEDNRNVARMSTLLAGFPVEVAGTTINRLCGSGLDAVAYAARAIALGQGDVMIAGGTESMTRAPYVMGKPDQAFKRGNQQLQDTTIGWRFTHPQMEEMYGTDSMPETAQNVAEEYKISREAQDEFAYQSQMRAKTAMESGRLQDEIVPVTIEDRKKGSYEVKEDEHPRPNTTIEKLNKLPSLFQNGSVTAGNASGVNDGASAVLLMSRKKAEELGLSPLAVYVTSAAAGVEPRIMGVGPIRATQKALERAHLTIEDMDLVELNEAFAAQSLACIRDLNLNQDIVNVNGGAIAYGHPLGASGARILTTLVHEMNKRGSKRGLATMCIGVGQGISMIVENVK; encoded by the coding sequence ATGGTGGAAGAAGTTGTCATTATTGATGCCGTAAGAACTCCTATCGGGCGTTATAATGGTGCGCTGAAAAGTGTTCGCCCAGATGATTTAGGAGCGGTGGTACTTCGAGCATTAAGAGAACGAAATCCTAATCTACCAGTAAGTAATGTAGAGGAAGTCGTTTTCGGGAATGCTAACGGTGCTGGCGAAGATAACCGGAATGTCGCACGCATGTCCACACTTCTGGCCGGTTTTCCTGTTGAGGTTGCAGGGACAACCATTAATCGGCTATGTGGTTCAGGTTTAGATGCAGTTGCTTATGCAGCTAGAGCGATTGCTTTAGGTCAAGGTGATGTCATGATAGCCGGAGGAACAGAAAGCATGACAAGAGCACCGTATGTGATGGGAAAACCAGATCAGGCTTTTAAACGCGGCAATCAACAACTGCAAGATACAACCATTGGATGGCGGTTTACCCATCCGCAGATGGAAGAAATGTACGGAACGGATTCTATGCCAGAGACTGCTCAAAACGTAGCAGAAGAATATAAAATTTCTCGTGAAGCTCAAGATGAGTTTGCTTACCAAAGCCAAATGAGAGCGAAAACAGCGATGGAAAGCGGTCGTTTACAAGACGAAATTGTTCCAGTAACGATAGAAGATCGTAAAAAGGGTTCTTATGAAGTAAAAGAGGACGAACATCCAAGGCCAAATACTACAATAGAAAAACTAAATAAATTACCTTCGTTATTCCAAAATGGCAGTGTTACTGCTGGGAATGCATCAGGGGTTAATGACGGAGCTTCAGCAGTCTTGTTAATGAGCCGCAAAAAAGCAGAAGAACTGGGCCTTAGTCCATTAGCAGTCTATGTAACCTCGGCTGCAGCTGGTGTGGAACCGCGGATAATGGGTGTTGGCCCTATTAGAGCAACACAAAAAGCATTGGAACGGGCTCATTTAACAATTGAAGATATGGATCTAGTTGAATTAAATGAAGCTTTTGCTGCTCAGTCCTTAGCGTGTATCCGTGATTTGAACTTGAACCAAGATATCGTTAATGTAAATGGTGGAGCCATTGCTTATGGTCATCCTCTAGGAGCCAGCGGTGCGAGAATTTTGACTACTCTAGTACATGAAATGAATAAAAGAGGCAGCAAACGAGGTTTAGCTACCATGTGTATTGGGGTAGGACAAGGTATTTCGATGATTGTAGAAAACGTTAAGTGA
- a CDS encoding macro domain-containing protein — protein sequence MEKRFNDVQIECVTGDIANQTDISAVVNAANAVLKSGGGVAGALHRAAGPELAEAGKPIAPIQPGQAVITQAFALPNDYVIHCLGPVYGVDKPESSLLRQCCQHAIRLAEENKIRNIAFPSISTGAFGYPMEEAAEIAVDEVVKQTKHLRFALFSEKDEEIF from the coding sequence ATGGAAAAGCGATTTAACGATGTTCAGATTGAGTGTGTAACAGGAGATATAGCAAACCAGACTGATATATCAGCTGTCGTTAATGCTGCCAACGCTGTATTAAAAAGCGGCGGTGGAGTTGCAGGTGCATTGCATCGTGCAGCAGGACCGGAGTTAGCAGAAGCAGGTAAACCGATAGCCCCTATTCAACCAGGACAAGCCGTTATCACCCAGGCGTTTGCTCTGCCTAATGACTATGTTATCCATTGTCTTGGACCAGTTTACGGGGTGGATAAACCTGAATCTTCTCTACTTCGACAATGCTGCCAACATGCGATTCGTTTAGCAGAAGAAAATAAAATAAGAAACATTGCTTTCCCATCTATTTCTACTGGCGCGTTTGGCTATCCAATGGAAGAAGCTGCAGAAATAGCGGTTGATGAAGTTGTAAAGCAAACCAAACATTTACGGTTTGCCCTTTTTAGTGAAAAAGATGAAGAAATATTTTAA
- a CDS encoding D-serine ammonia-lyase has protein sequence MIAGKTLKDWLEAYPLLESLMETKEIFWKNEQKLSFAQGNKTLPLSLNDINEAKERFQRFAPYVKEMFPETVQTEGIIESPLRYIPTMKGQLEACYRKNLTGELLLKCDHELAAAGSIKARGGFHEVLKHAEFLAIKHGLVTKTDNYRVFADSEFKDVFNNYSIVVGSTGNLGLSIGIIGTALGFRVTVHMSSDARQWKKDLLREKGAVVIEHTKDYGLAVSEGRKEAEKDPSSYFIDDEHSLDLFLGYAVAAKRLKDQLDENGIVINEKRPLFVYLPCGVGGGPGGVALGLKLLFQDNVYCFFAEPTHSPSMLIGMMTGEHDRLSVQDFGIDNKTAADGLAVGRPSAFVGRLMTPFIDGIYTVSDSGLFKLLTCLADSENIYLEPSALAGMPGPFRLFHQKGFPMKNAVHVVWATGGSMVPKKEMQEYYQRGKSHIEE, from the coding sequence ATGATAGCAGGCAAAACATTAAAAGACTGGCTGGAAGCTTACCCTTTGTTAGAAAGCTTAATGGAGACAAAAGAAATTTTTTGGAAAAATGAACAAAAGCTCTCATTTGCTCAAGGAAACAAAACATTACCCCTTTCTTTAAACGATATTAATGAAGCCAAAGAGCGTTTCCAACGTTTTGCTCCCTACGTAAAAGAGATGTTTCCCGAGACTGTACAAACGGAAGGAATCATAGAATCACCCCTGCGCTATATACCAACAATGAAAGGTCAGCTTGAAGCATGCTATAGAAAGAATCTAACAGGAGAGCTGCTTTTAAAATGTGATCATGAGTTGGCTGCTGCGGGTTCTATTAAAGCACGGGGCGGGTTTCATGAAGTGTTGAAGCATGCAGAATTTCTTGCTATAAAACATGGTCTAGTTACAAAAACTGATAATTATCGAGTATTTGCTGATAGTGAGTTTAAAGACGTCTTTAATAACTACTCGATTGTTGTTGGTTCAACAGGAAACTTAGGGCTTAGCATTGGGATCATCGGAACCGCACTAGGATTTCGTGTTACCGTTCATATGTCTTCGGATGCAAGACAATGGAAAAAAGATTTATTGAGAGAAAAAGGTGCCGTTGTCATTGAACATACTAAAGATTATGGTTTGGCTGTCTCAGAAGGACGAAAAGAAGCAGAGAAAGATCCTTCTAGTTATTTTATCGATGATGAACATTCGTTAGATTTGTTTTTAGGTTATGCTGTTGCAGCCAAACGTTTAAAAGATCAGTTAGATGAAAACGGTATTGTTATTAATGAAAAACGTCCCTTGTTTGTTTATTTACCTTGCGGAGTCGGAGGAGGACCTGGTGGAGTGGCCCTTGGCTTGAAACTCTTGTTTCAGGATAATGTTTACTGTTTTTTCGCTGAGCCAACTCATTCTCCGTCTATGTTAATTGGCATGATGACCGGGGAACATGATCGTCTTTCTGTCCAAGATTTTGGAATAGATAATAAAACAGCAGCGGATGGACTGGCTGTCGGAAGGCCTTCTGCTTTTGTCGGCCGTTTAATGACTCCTTTTATCGATGGCATTTATACCGTAAGTGATTCTGGTCTCTTCAAGCTCCTGACATGTCTGGCTGATTCGGAAAACATTTACCTTGAGCCATCAGCGCTCGCAGGAATGCCTGGTCCCTTTCGCCTTTTCCATCAGAAAGGCTTTCCTATGAAAAATGCTGTTCATGTTGTTTGGGCAACAGGAGGCAGTATGGTACCTAAAAAAGAAATGCAGGAGTATTATCAACGAGGAAAGAGTCATATTGAAGAATAA
- a CDS encoding fluoride efflux transporter FluC, which yields MKNIIAIGIGAAIGTYLRYFLNLQTLFVGYPIGTLIENLAGSLLLGLLSGYFAAIIPKDWVKAGLGVGFCGGFTTFSTFASDTVWLFLDQNLWQSLLYVITTITGGVLLAFLGFALGQKTGNKKVLEKRMGEQQ from the coding sequence GTGAAAAATATTATAGCAATTGGTATTGGAGCAGCCATAGGTACATATTTGCGTTATTTTTTAAACCTCCAAACCCTCTTTGTTGGATACCCAATTGGCACTTTGATAGAAAATTTGGCGGGAAGCCTTTTGTTAGGGTTATTGTCAGGATATTTTGCAGCGATCATACCAAAGGATTGGGTAAAGGCAGGACTTGGAGTCGGCTTTTGCGGAGGCTTTACTACCTTTTCTACTTTCGCTTCAGATACGGTATGGTTGTTTCTTGATCAAAATCTTTGGCAGTCGCTTTTATATGTGATAACAACAATTACTGGCGGAGTTCTATTAGCTTTCCTAGGCTTTGCTCTAGGTCAAAAAACTGGTAATAAAAAGGTACTGGAGAAAAGAATGGGGGAGCAGCAATGA
- the crcB gene encoding fluoride efflux transporter CrcB, which yields MISIYLTIGGASGAICRYLLGKFMTKFQSNISFPIGMVTVNIIGSLGLGLFFGLVYGEIPLGAYEEPLFALFGIGFFGAFTTFSTFSMETIQLLEKRKYKPLIYYVFLSFTGSLIFFIIGLSFSLTI from the coding sequence ATGATTAGCATTTACTTAACGATTGGGGGAGCTTCTGGTGCCATTTGCCGATATTTACTAGGAAAGTTTATGACGAAATTTCAATCGAATATATCCTTTCCTATTGGTATGGTAACCGTAAATATTATTGGCTCATTAGGTCTTGGGTTGTTTTTTGGTCTTGTTTACGGAGAAATTCCTTTAGGGGCTTATGAAGAGCCGCTATTTGCTTTATTCGGTATTGGATTTTTTGGTGCGTTTACGACGTTTTCCACTTTTAGTATGGAAACTATTCAATTGCTTGAAAAAAGGAAATATAAACCGTTGATATATTATGTGTTCCTCTCATTCACAGGGTCCCTCATTTTTTTCATCATCGGACTTTCATTCTCCCTTACTATATAG
- a CDS encoding DUF2512 family protein, translating into MNHVTALIIKTALVLFVLLVVLSLANGYPAWNTIGLSFIVVGAAYIVGDMFILRATNNWVSTIADIGLCTLVIWLIGPLVLNEAVPFFLAFISALLIGAGEWFFHKYVANAILDKNTKAYS; encoded by the coding sequence ATGAACCATGTAACAGCATTAATCATTAAAACAGCTCTTGTTTTATTTGTACTTCTTGTTGTTTTATCTTTGGCCAATGGTTATCCAGCTTGGAACACGATAGGATTGTCCTTCATTGTGGTTGGTGCTGCTTATATTGTTGGAGATATGTTTATATTAAGAGCCACCAACAATTGGGTGTCTACCATTGCAGATATCGGTTTATGTACGCTGGTTATCTGGTTAATCGGCCCGCTTGTCTTAAACGAAGCTGTTCCATTTTTCTTAGCATTCATATCTGCCCTTTTGATAGGTGCAGGAGAATGGTTCTTCCATAAATACGTGGCCAATGCCATTTTGGATAAAAACACAAAAGCTTATTCGTAA
- a CDS encoding spore germination protein: MRRINQIKRSPKSARSYLNRNKWSNTLFQSTLQTLENCADLKQYSLINKDLQFLYFEHLIDEDALEREILARLELVSKDQILTYLQNAQFEHIETSENLVEKIMEGYVAVFYRNGRAWVTDMYGPEVRSIRPSETETTIVGNHDAFIESLYTNLSLVRRRLKTPKLKVLLFEVGEISRSEIALLYIDGLVDEDLLQTLVDKIKDVEIDIVIDSPMFVQLIDDHPYSFFPQYLSTERPDIVISNLSQGKIAGFVENSPVSFLSPTNFFDFFHSPDDMSQRWLVGSATRLMRFLAFFITLTFTAFYVAVTTFHYEMIPESLLISLAESRNRVPFSPLIEALMMEVTIELLREAGARLPTKIGQTIGIVGGIVIGQAAVQAGLVSNTLIIAVAISAIASFVMPSYMLSAALRVARFGFILLAGVLGNFGLVLGITLLLIHLSTLSNISTPYFNPLVPLHPKDLASAVLRLPYWQYSERTTQALTRNKRNNKTSGRRYV, from the coding sequence GTGAGAAGAATAAATCAAATAAAGCGATCTCCTAAATCCGCACGCAGTTATCTCAATAGAAATAAATGGTCAAACACCTTGTTTCAATCAACTCTCCAAACGTTAGAGAATTGTGCTGATCTAAAACAATACAGTTTAATAAATAAGGACCTTCAATTTTTGTATTTTGAACATTTAATTGACGAAGATGCGTTAGAACGTGAAATATTAGCACGGTTGGAATTGGTGTCTAAAGATCAAATACTGACCTACTTACAAAATGCTCAATTTGAACATATAGAAACAAGTGAAAATCTCGTTGAAAAAATTATGGAAGGGTATGTGGCGGTGTTTTATAGAAATGGAAGAGCATGGGTTACCGATATGTACGGGCCTGAAGTTCGTTCCATTAGACCTTCCGAAACAGAAACCACCATTGTTGGTAATCACGATGCGTTTATAGAATCGCTTTATACTAACCTTTCCCTTGTCCGAAGAAGATTAAAAACCCCTAAATTAAAAGTTTTACTGTTTGAGGTTGGAGAGATTTCACGCAGCGAAATTGCTCTGTTATACATTGATGGGTTAGTCGATGAGGATTTACTGCAAACGTTAGTCGATAAAATTAAAGACGTTGAAATAGATATTGTTATTGATTCTCCTATGTTTGTGCAGCTGATAGATGATCATCCATATTCTTTTTTTCCACAATATTTATCTACAGAACGACCTGATATTGTAATATCCAATTTAAGTCAAGGAAAGATTGCAGGATTTGTAGAAAACAGCCCGGTTTCATTTCTTTCTCCGACGAATTTTTTTGATTTTTTTCATTCACCAGACGACATGAGTCAGCGCTGGCTGGTTGGTTCTGCTACCAGGTTAATGAGATTTCTTGCGTTTTTTATCACCCTGACGTTTACTGCTTTTTATGTTGCTGTTACAACTTTTCATTATGAAATGATTCCAGAGAGTCTGTTGATTTCTTTGGCAGAGTCACGAAATCGAGTGCCGTTTTCTCCCTTAATTGAAGCGCTGATGATGGAAGTGACAATAGAATTATTAAGAGAAGCAGGGGCAAGGCTGCCTACAAAAATAGGTCAAACTATTGGGATTGTTGGGGGTATTGTAATTGGGCAGGCTGCTGTACAGGCTGGATTAGTAAGTAATACATTAATTATTGCGGTTGCGATCTCGGCCATTGCTTCTTTCGTTATGCCAAGTTATATGCTTAGCGCTGCCTTAAGAGTTGCCAGGTTTGGATTCATTTTGTTAGCCGGAGTACTAGGTAATTTTGGGCTCGTTCTTGGTATCACTTTATTACTTATTCATTTAAGTACTTTAAGTAATATCTCCACACCGTATTTCAATCCGCTTGTACCGCTGCACCCTAAAGATTTAGCGAGTGCTGTTCTTCGTCTGCCGTATTGGCAGTACAGCGAAAGGACGACACAAGCACTTACTCGGAATAAGAGAAATAATAAAACGTCAGGAAGAAGATACGTATGA
- a CDS encoding GerAB/ArcD/ProY family transporter codes for MKSYETEKLHPIHLIFLTYMLQSSVILFSMPRYVAEIIGTNGWVILLLFSGVVMFNIFLIQLVYKKGEGKTVFDIINRSLPTFFTYTLYALIAIVWALVAVVIAKQYIFIIQIISFPTTPSYYLLSMFMVLPFLLLLHPVYKMVRVSSVFFILAGITILLTVFVWPEFSFERLTTFFFKEADNPWNWNELLNIYSGFLGYEVCLLLIPYITKHSHLFRSFYLGNGFTTFVYVYTVVLCLGFYSFEQIKHVLYPTLHFFSYIEFPFLIRVENLVYSLFLVKALVTVTFFYWMSSEAVQQIIKVNKPSYLHISIIVMSILLTAPFNTRQEMEKVISFTGKAEMAIAFFLPLLLLLLLRRKRKVLV; via the coding sequence ATGAAGAGCTATGAAACGGAAAAACTGCACCCCATTCATTTGATATTTCTCACTTATATGCTCCAATCTTCAGTGATTTTATTCAGCATGCCAAGATATGTAGCAGAGATTATCGGTACAAACGGATGGGTTATTCTTCTTCTTTTCAGCGGTGTGGTGATGTTTAATATTTTTCTTATTCAGCTTGTTTATAAAAAAGGAGAGGGAAAGACTGTATTTGACATTATAAACCGGAGCTTGCCGACTTTTTTTACATACACGCTATATGCATTGATAGCGATTGTTTGGGCTCTTGTTGCAGTTGTTATTGCTAAACAATACATTTTTATTATTCAAATCATTTCTTTCCCGACCACTCCATCTTATTATTTATTAAGCATGTTTATGGTGCTTCCATTTCTTTTACTGCTGCATCCTGTTTATAAAATGGTTAGGGTGTCGTCTGTATTTTTTATTTTAGCGGGAATTACCATATTATTAACTGTATTTGTATGGCCTGAATTTTCCTTTGAACGGCTGACAACTTTTTTCTTTAAGGAGGCCGATAATCCATGGAATTGGAATGAGTTGTTGAATATTTACAGCGGTTTTTTAGGGTATGAAGTTTGTCTTCTCTTAATCCCTTACATTACAAAACATTCTCACTTGTTCCGTTCCTTTTATTTGGGTAATGGTTTTACTACATTTGTTTATGTTTACACCGTTGTTTTATGTTTAGGTTTTTACAGTTTTGAGCAAATAAAACATGTATTGTATCCCACTTTGCATTTTTTTAGTTACATTGAATTTCCATTTTTAATTAGAGTAGAAAATTTAGTTTACAGCTTGTTTTTAGTAAAAGCATTAGTAACGGTAACTTTCTTTTACTGGATGAGCAGTGAAGCTGTTCAACAAATTATTAAAGTGAACAAGCCCTCTTACTTGCATATTAGTATTATCGTTATGTCTATTCTTTTGACCGCACCATTTAATACCAGGCAGGAAATGGAGAAAGTGATATCCTTTACAGGTAAGGCTGAAATGGCAATAGCCTTTTTCCTTCCATTATTGCTTCTATTATTACTGAGAAGAAAAAGGAAGGTGCTGGTATGA
- a CDS encoding Ger(x)C family spore germination protein, with protein sequence MRKYVSFLIMGLMLGCSDQHIVEDVGFVQVLGLDLMKEEEEDKFLISAIVPQIEPDAENEREFLTTVSDSDKDAMLSLSRQSNREIENGQLRNVLFGKEAAVNGIAEQIKTMNRDPIFGTRVKVSIVNGQAYKLLSEPYTQHPQVSVYLDALIEKESKLHMTPETRLHQFTRDLFEDGIDPIAPIIKMGDDKIALDGIALFNDDKYVDKIDPIDARIFFFLHGNFSAGSVHLTVEEKEKKESAQLLFDSIRNKRKVTVQTGGNTNDIKIDVEIFIKGALLEYNGPLDITKNQDLRTLEKQLGKSVEKRAKEVIETLQAKQVDSLGLGKKVRNSLSYQEWSGLDWQEVYPNIDIQPHVKAEINDIGVYS encoded by the coding sequence ATGAGGAAATATGTAAGTTTTCTCATAATGGGGCTTATGCTCGGGTGCAGTGATCAGCATATTGTAGAGGACGTTGGTTTCGTTCAAGTACTCGGTTTGGATCTAATGAAAGAAGAAGAGGAGGATAAATTTTTAATATCTGCGATCGTTCCGCAAATTGAACCAGATGCTGAAAATGAACGAGAATTCTTAACAACTGTTTCGGACAGTGATAAAGACGCGATGTTAAGTTTATCCCGGCAATCGAACCGAGAAATTGAAAATGGCCAGCTGCGAAATGTTCTTTTCGGAAAAGAAGCGGCTGTAAATGGTATAGCTGAACAAATTAAAACAATGAACCGTGATCCCATATTCGGAACGAGGGTTAAAGTAAGTATCGTAAATGGCCAGGCATACAAATTATTAAGTGAACCGTATACTCAGCACCCCCAGGTTAGTGTATACTTAGATGCTCTTATTGAAAAAGAATCGAAGCTTCATATGACGCCTGAAACGAGGTTACATCAATTTACAAGAGACCTGTTTGAAGATGGAATCGACCCTATAGCCCCCATTATTAAAATGGGTGACGACAAAATAGCCTTAGATGGGATAGCGCTGTTTAATGATGATAAGTATGTAGACAAAATAGATCCGATCGACGCAAGAATATTTTTCTTTCTTCATGGAAATTTTAGTGCAGGTTCGGTGCACTTAACAGTAGAAGAAAAAGAAAAGAAAGAGAGTGCGCAATTATTATTTGATTCGATACGAAATAAGCGAAAAGTAACAGTACAAACGGGGGGGAATACCAATGATATAAAGATAGATGTGGAAATTTTTATTAAGGGAGCGCTTTTGGAATATAATGGCCCTCTAGATATAACGAAAAACCAAGATTTACGAACGCTTGAGAAGCAATTAGGGAAATCAGTGGAAAAAAGAGCAAAAGAGGTGATTGAAACATTACAAGCTAAACAGGTGGACAGCCTCGGGCTAGGAAAAAAAGTTAGAAATAGTCTTTCTTATCAGGAATGGAGCGGTTTGGATTGGCAGGAGGTTTATCCAAACATTGATATTCAACCACATGTGAAAGCAGAAATTAATGATATCGGTGTCTACAGTTAA
- a CDS encoding spore coat protein yields the protein MRIVIRLEEGEQSNKTVQLSEEYIKIIDSCDVTVEMTELKAALSLQAGLQTVILILVTIYDWRF from the coding sequence ATGAGGATTGTAATTCGACTAGAAGAAGGAGAACAAAGTAACAAAACGGTACAACTCTCTGAAGAATATATTAAAATTATCGATTCATGTGACGTGACAGTAGAGATGACAGAATTAAAGGCAGCATTAAGCCTCCAGGCTGGTTTGCAGACTGTTATTTTAATATTGGTAACTATTTACGATTGGAGATTCTGA
- a CDS encoding spore coat protein: MENSREVTIEKVDTQLAANIQLLLQLLIAVVIVVDIF; the protein is encoded by the coding sequence GTGGAAAATAGTCGAGAAGTAACTATAGAAAAAGTAGACACTCAGCTAGCAGCGAATATTCAGTTGTTGTTGCAGCTGTTAATTGCTGTGGTTATCGTTGTTGACATCTTCTAA
- a CDS encoding sulfite exporter TauE/SafE family protein, which produces MVFEMFIVFTVLFLGSFFQGASGFGFGLFAMSFLPFLFTLKDSTLLVVSLALVTSLSIFIKVYKHIHYRKLFFLLSAASLGRVGAFFILHNFGEMDILKKVLGFVLIGMVIYILMQKQKDEAKEKENAIFPIVLGFLGGLIGGVFVVGGPFFVFYFMVACKDKYAYSANLQATFVVTSIVTVVMHGVSGDFSSEFLLYFLVGFVSVLAGTRLGMHWFDRLSQVHIKNIASLIVTFAGLNLIFFS; this is translated from the coding sequence ATGGTTTTTGAAATGTTTATAGTGTTTACTGTGTTATTCCTTGGCAGCTTTTTTCAAGGGGCAAGCGGTTTTGGTTTTGGACTATTTGCTATGAGTTTTCTTCCGTTCTTATTCACCTTGAAAGACAGCACACTGCTCGTTGTATCTTTAGCGTTAGTAACGTCACTAAGTATTTTTATTAAGGTATATAAGCATATTCATTATCGTAAGCTTTTTTTTCTATTAAGTGCTGCCTCTCTAGGGCGTGTAGGTGCTTTTTTTATTCTTCATAACTTTGGAGAAATGGATATTTTAAAAAAAGTACTAGGTTTCGTTTTAATTGGAATGGTGATATACATACTAATGCAAAAACAAAAAGATGAGGCAAAGGAGAAAGAGAATGCGATTTTTCCTATTGTATTAGGATTTTTAGGAGGGTTGATAGGCGGAGTATTTGTGGTAGGAGGTCCGTTTTTTGTTTTTTATTTTATGGTGGCCTGTAAAGACAAATACGCGTATTCTGCTAACTTACAGGCAACGTTTGTAGTTACTAGTATCGTTACCGTTGTGATGCACGGGGTAAGTGGTGACTTTAGCAGTGAATTTCTGCTATATTTTCTCGTAGGATTTGTCAGCGTTCTTGCCGGAACTCGATTAGGAATGCATTGGTTTGATCGTTTATCACAAGTCCATATTAAAAACATTGCAAGTTTGATTGTCACCTTTGCTGGTTTAAATTTAATTTTCTTTTCTTAG
- a CDS encoding YidH family protein, translated as MAEKDKQTVDSLYIQQHLANERTYLAWIRTSIAIMGVGFFATSLHFTTPLSNYYEEFMAILISIIAFLINAVIITVSTYIYLKNRKTINTGEYRASNIAIIFTSILMTLILALLLTYFLTFN; from the coding sequence ATGGCTGAAAAAGATAAACAAACAGTAGATTCTCTATACATACAGCAGCACCTTGCCAATGAAAGAACATATTTAGCTTGGATTCGTACATCGATTGCGATTATGGGGGTAGGTTTTTTTGCTACGAGTCTTCATTTTACAACTCCTTTAAGCAACTACTACGAAGAATTTATGGCAATTTTAATTAGTATCATTGCCTTTCTTATTAATGCGGTCATTATTACGGTTTCTACTTACATTTATTTAAAAAACAGAAAAACGATAAATACGGGGGAATATCGCGCATCCAACATTGCAATTATTTTTACAAGTATATTAATGACACTTATTTTAGCACTATTGTTGACGTATTTTCTGACCTTCAATTGA